ATTTGAGGAATGATTTCTTTTGCTCGATCGAATTCTTTTCTATGGATAGCTTCTTTGAATTCTTTGATGGCAATTTCTTTTTCTTCTAATTTTTCCAAATCTTTTAAATACATAGGATAACCACCGAGAATGATATCTGTTCCTCTACCTGCCATGTTCGTAGCAATGGTGACGGCTCCGGGTTTTCCCGCATTTGCGATGATTTCTGCTTCTTTTTCGTGATACTTTGCGTTCAACACAGCATGGGGGATTTTGTATTTTTTTAGGAGTTGGGATAGATATTCTGATTTTTCTATGGAAATCGTTCCTACGAGAATGGGTTGTCCTTTTTGGTGTCGTTCTAGTATATCTTTAATGATGGCTTGGAATTTTTCTTTTTCGGTTTTGTATACTTTGTCAGGATAATCAATTCGTATCACGGGTTTATTCGTGGGAATTACCACAACATCTAAATTATAGATTTTTTTGAATTCTTCTGCTTCGGTGTCAGCGGTTCCTGTCATTCCTGCGAGTTTTTTATACATACGAAAGTAATTTTGGAAAGTGATTGTTGCTAAGGTTTGGGTTTCTTGCTTGATGGGAACACCTTCTTTGGCTTCAATGGCTTGATGTAAACCATCGGAGTATCTTCTTCCAATCATGAGGCGTCCCGTATGTTCATCAACAATTATGACTTCTCCATCTTTTACTACGTAATCCACTTCGTTTTTATAAACTAAGTGAGCTTTTAAAGACTGATTGATGGCAGCCACCATGTTGATGTATTCTGGTGCAAAGAGGTTTTGTATTCTTAAGATTTCTTCGATTTTTTTGACTCCTTCTTCGGTGAGTAGCACCAGTCGTGCTTTCTCGTCAATATCGTAGTAAAAACCCCGAATGATGTGAGGTTCTTCTATCTGTCCTGGTTCTAACTTTCTTGGAGGTGGGGGTGGTGCTTTTTGCTCATATTGAATGAGCTGTCGAACTGCTCTATCGATGATTTGATACAAACCAATGTTGTCTTCTGTTGGACCAGAGATAATCAAAGGGGTTCGAGCTTCGTCAATCAAGATAGAATCCACCTCGTCTACGATGGCATAGTGGTGTCCACGTTGGACTTTATGGTAAAGATCCGTTGCCATGTTGTCTCGAAGGTAATCAAACCCAAATTCGTTGTTAGTTCCGTAAGTCACATCCATTTGATATGCCTTTTTTCGTTCTTCAAAAGGCATTTGGTTTTGGATGTAGCCTACACTAATCCCTAAGTAATCGTAGATGGGCTTCATCCAGTTGGCATCCCGCTTGGCTAAATAGTCATTCACAGTTACAACATGAACGCCTTTACCTTTAAGAGCATTTAAGTAAATGGCTAAGGTTGCGGTGAGGGTTTTTCCTTCTCCTGTTTTCATCTCTGCAATTTTTCCTTGGTGTAAAACTATCCCACCCATGAGCTGAACGTCGAAATGTCTTTGTCCGATGGTTCGCCATGCCGCTTCTCGAACTAACGCGAAAGCCTCAGGGAGAATTTCATTCAGTGTTTGTTCGGGGTTTGGGGATTTTTGAACAACCTCACGAAAATACTGGGTTTTTTGAAGAAAATCTTCGCTACTGAGTTGTTTGATTTGGGGTTCTAAGGAATTGATTTTTTCAACAATAGGAACAAGTTTTCGAATATCTCTTTCATGTTTTGTGCCAAAAATCAAGCTTAGGAATTTTTGCATCATGTTTTCTCTCCTTGTTCTTGGTTCTTGTTGTGGTTGTGTTTCTGGGATAAACCTAAGGATGTGCCGTATAATATCCAAAAAAATTGCATGGTATGATCATCCAAAAAATAGCATTGAAACAAACCAGAAAACAACAAAAAAATTGGCAAAAACAAGTAAATCCTAAAGTTCATCTCGGAAAAATAAATGTCTTTGATGTTATTTTCTACTTCGTGATTTTGGTGGGTAAATAATTCCAAGCTTGTTTTTAAAGAAAAAAAGAAAAAAAGCCAATACGAAGCTGCTCCAACAAAACCAGAAATCACAAGAAAATGCAAAAAATCGCTATGGGCATGGACAATTTCAGTTTGAAAAAAAGGATACCAAAGAAGTGGTTTTTGGGAAATCTGCTTTAGCATTTCTTCAAAAATGGCTGATTTAAAACTACCAGCTCCCACTCCAAAGGGGTTTTCGAAGAAAACCCTCAAAGCAAGAAACCAAAGTAATTCACGTTGGTAATCCGTGTGTCTTCTATCAAAATGAAGCAAATTTTGAGAAATCTCAATAAGACCTTTATCAGAGAACAAAATCAAAACAGAAGTAATTCCAGAAAAGAAAGCAATAAATCCAATAAACCAAAAAAAGATCGTACTCATGAGTTTTTTGATTTGAATTTGGATTTGAAAAACATGAAGATTTTTAAAAAAAATCACTAGAAACAAGAGAACTAAGAAAAACAAACCCACGACAACTGAACGAGCTTGGGTGAAGAAGACGATAAGCAAGTACAAAAACGAAAATCCTAAAAACACTGAAGTTGTCTTAACGTTTTTTTGGATAAACAATAGAAGAGTAATATAGACCACATATAAAGATGACATTCCCACGAGAGCTCCAAAAGAAAGGTGAGTCTGAGTAAATCCAACCGGAACATAAATACCAAAGGGTTTTGGTTCAGGAAAATCCCATTGATCCATCAAAAACGGGATAGAAAATAAAAAGTGTTGTTCTCGGTATTGGGAATTAAACTCGAACCCATGTCCTAGATGATAAGGAAGATTGGCTAAACGAAAGGGTAGAAATGAAGACATCCATCCAATCACAAAAAAGACAAAGATTACAAGACCTATGGTTTTGGTGAGTTGCTTTTGAAATGAACTATTTGCGAAATAGAATGCCCAAAGAAAAAAAAGAATCAAAAAACCGTCTTTAAACTCAGATTGAATGATCTGAAAAAAAGAAATCTTCTGGATCAAAGAAATAAAAAAAATCCATAAATACAGAGCTCCAAAAGAAAAAAGTATCTTTCGAATGGGGGAAAATATAGTCAAATTTTGGTTTCGTAGCAAGTGAATGATCAATAAAAGAGAAGCTAAATACAAGAAAAATTGGGTGAGGGACAAAGAAAATGGCAAAAACAAAATCCCAACTATCCCCGACAGAAAAGAGATATGTTCGATAGAAAATTTCATTAGATATAAAGCAAAAATTACAAAAAACGCTTTTACGTAAATCACAATCTTATTTCGAAATTTTGATTAAAAATTGAAATGCCATATTAGAAACCCAAATAAACTTGGCATATTATGAAAAACATTGCATGGAAGTTTGAAGCCTTTGGCATGAATCATTTAAAAGTCTATGAGGAAGAAGTTCCGGAGATACAAGATGATGAATTGTTATTAGAAATCAAAGCAGTTTCTTTGAATTATCGAGACCTTTTAATGATCAAAGGAGAATACAACCCGAAATTAAATTTACCAATGGTTCCTTGCTCTGATGGTTTGGGGGTTGTCGTAAAGGTGGGAAATAACGTCAAAGAATTCAAAGAAGGAGATCGAGTGCTTCCCATCATCACTCAAGGTTGGCATGATGGAAAGCTTTTTCGAGAAATCCATCGAAGAACCTTAGGAGGACCATTACCAGGAGTTTTACAAAAATACTTTGTAGTTAAGGCATCAGAGGTGGTTCCTGCACCAAAAAACCTCACCGATGTAGAAGCCTCTACGTTACCTGTTGCTGCTTTGACGGCTTGGAGTGCCTTATTTGAGTTTGGAAAGCCAATCCCTGGTCAGACTTTGTTGACCTTAGGAACTGGTGGGGTTTCCATTTTTGCATTGCAATTCGGAAAGCTGCTGGGACTTAAAGTCATCATCACATCTAGCAGCAACGAAAAACTAGAAAGAGCAAGACGATTAGGAGCTGATTATACCATCAATTATCAACAAAATCCTGACTGGGAAAAAGAAGTCCAAGCCATCACCAACTCCAAAGGAGTTGATTACGTGATAGAAGTGGGTGGAGTCGGAACATTGGAAAAATCCCTTCGAAGTGTTAAGTCAAATGGAGTAGTGTTTTTGATTGGGGTTTTGGCAGGAAAAAAGGCTCCCATAGATTTGACTTCGGTATTGATGCAGAATATCACCATTCAAGGAGTTTTTGCGGGGCATAAACGATCTTTTGTGGAAATGAATCAAGTCTTTGATACATTTTCGATAAAACCCGTTGTGGACAAAGTATTTCCTTTTGAGGAATCTCCTAAAGCCTTTGAATACATGGCATCAGGTTCCCATTTCGGAAAGGTTTGTATTTCTCTTTCTTAGTCTTTTTCTTAATCTTTTTTGGGGTATTTTCTAGGGATAGCGTAAAGTGAATAAATCAATATCAAAGTTGATAGCAAAAGAACCTCAAAAGGAAGATTTTCTTTTTTTGCATTGGGATCAACGAAAGGTTCAAGGTAATCACCTAGAAAAGAAGGAAACTCAACAAAACTAAAAATCAGGCTAATACTATTGACAAATATATGTAAAACCATGGGTATCCAAAGATTTTTTGTTTTTAGATACAAATACCCGA
The genomic region above belongs to Leptospiraceae bacterium and contains:
- the secA gene encoding preprotein translocase subunit SecA, with protein sequence MMQKFLSLIFGTKHERDIRKLVPIVEKINSLEPQIKQLSSEDFLQKTQYFREVVQKSPNPEQTLNEILPEAFALVREAAWRTIGQRHFDVQLMGGIVLHQGKIAEMKTGEGKTLTATLAIYLNALKGKGVHVVTVNDYLAKRDANWMKPIYDYLGISVGYIQNQMPFEERKKAYQMDVTYGTNNEFGFDYLRDNMATDLYHKVQRGHHYAIVDEVDSILIDEARTPLIISGPTEDNIGLYQIIDRAVRQLIQYEQKAPPPPPRKLEPGQIEEPHIIRGFYYDIDEKARLVLLTEEGVKKIEEILRIQNLFAPEYINMVAAINQSLKAHLVYKNEVDYVVKDGEVIIVDEHTGRLMIGRRYSDGLHQAIEAKEGVPIKQETQTLATITFQNYFRMYKKLAGMTGTADTEAEEFKKIYNLDVVVIPTNKPVIRIDYPDKVYKTEKEKFQAIIKDILERHQKGQPILVGTISIEKSEYLSQLLKKYKIPHAVLNAKYHEKEAEIIANAGKPGAVTIATNMAGRGTDIILGGYPMYLKDLEKLEEKEIAIKEFKEAIHRKEFDRAKEIIPQIQDPHSQKISKQILDSALRWLQDHNKVKEVGGLHIIGTERHESRRIDNQLRGRAGRQGDPGSSRFYLSLEDHLIRLFGGEGWRNLMQRMWVEEGQELESRLVDKAIARAQKKVENHNFDIRKHLLEYDDVLNRQREIIYKERDKILENSSVRDTIYHFLEDVLEKKILLYCEHKDIDNWDLGSLRETLKLSLEVDIPIDTQEFKERLQKEDDPQLFLYKMILNTCKEKYEEKANSINPQDFQYIEKRILLDVIDAKWKEHLYQMDQLREGIWASSYSERNPLVEYRLKGFELFDQMMDSIKEHIIEFLFRIKIEGPVVHEQKEPQRTIGEEKHESISAFEEKKSQPSKPQPQETIVVSSGGASQKRGFRIRKKRR
- a CDS encoding O-antigen ligase family protein — encoded protein: MKFSIEHISFLSGIVGILFLPFSLSLTQFFLYLASLLLIIHLLRNQNLTIFSPIRKILFSFGALYLWIFFISLIQKISFFQIIQSEFKDGFLILFFLWAFYFANSSFQKQLTKTIGLVIFVFFVIGWMSSFLPFRLANLPYHLGHGFEFNSQYREQHFLFSIPFLMDQWDFPEPKPFGIYVPVGFTQTHLSFGALVGMSSLYVVYITLLLFIQKNVKTTSVFLGFSFLYLLIVFFTQARSVVVGLFFLVLLFLVIFFKNLHVFQIQIQIKKLMSTIFFWFIGFIAFFSGITSVLILFSDKGLIEISQNLLHFDRRHTDYQRELLWFLALRVFFENPFGVGAGSFKSAIFEEMLKQISQKPLLWYPFFQTEIVHAHSDFLHFLVISGFVGAASYWLFFFFSLKTSLELFTHQNHEVENNIKDIYFSEMNFRIYLFLPIFLLFSGLFQCYFLDDHTMQFFWILYGTSLGLSQKHNHNKNQEQGEKT
- a CDS encoding NAD(P)-dependent alcohol dehydrogenase, whose amino-acid sequence is MKNIAWKFEAFGMNHLKVYEEEVPEIQDDELLLEIKAVSLNYRDLLMIKGEYNPKLNLPMVPCSDGLGVVVKVGNNVKEFKEGDRVLPIITQGWHDGKLFREIHRRTLGGPLPGVLQKYFVVKASEVVPAPKNLTDVEASTLPVAALTAWSALFEFGKPIPGQTLLTLGTGGVSIFALQFGKLLGLKVIITSSSNEKLERARRLGADYTINYQQNPDWEKEVQAITNSKGVDYVIEVGGVGTLEKSLRSVKSNGVVFLIGVLAGKKAPIDLTSVLMQNITIQGVFAGHKRSFVEMNQVFDTFSIKPVVDKVFPFEESPKAFEYMASGSHFGKVCISLS